Genomic window (Paraburkholderia phenazinium):
GACCTGGAAGATCTACGCGCAGTAACGCGGGTCCGCCACACTGCGAAGCCGGTCATCGGCAGCCGCTCCATGCGGCCTGCCTGACCGGCGTTGCGTCGTATTGTTTTGTCCAACTGATGATGGGATCTGCGGATGATTCACGAAGTTCTGGCCATTCGCCATGTCCACTTCGAAGATCTGGGCAGTCTCGAGCTGGTGCTGGGCGAGCGTAGCCGGCCAGTACGCTACCTCGATGTCGGGTTAGGCCGCATCGAGGCGCCGGACCCTGTCGCGCCTTCGCTGATGGTGGTGCTGGGCGGGCCGATCAGTGCTGGCGACGACGTGCATTACCCGACGCTCGTACCGCTGTTGTCGATGCTCGAAAAGCGCATCGCAGCCGGTCTGCCTACGCTTGGCATCTGCCTTGGCGCGCAACTGATAGCGCGGGCGCTCGGCGCCCGGGTCTACCCGGCAGGCCGCACGGAACTCGGCTGGACCCCGCTCACGCTGACCGACGCCGGACGCGCGTCGCCGCTTCGTCATCTGGACGGGGCGCTTACCTCCATGCTGCATTGGCACGGCGACACCTTCGACTTGCCGGCCGGTGCGACTCATCTTGCTTCGACTCCCGCTTGCCGGAACCAGGCGTTCGCGTGGGGCCAGCACGTGCTGGGTTTGCAATGCCACCCGGAAATCCGCGCTGACCGCTTCGAGCCCTGGCTGATCGGTAACGCTGGAGAAATCGTGGCTGAAGGCATCGACGTGCGCCAACTGCGCGCCGAGACCGCCCGTTTCGGCCCCGGCCTCGAAGAAGCGGCGCGGCGGATGTTCGGCGAATGGCTCGACCAGGTCGAGCAGGGCACCGCGAAACCGTAAGCCATCAGCCGTTAGCCGTTAGCCATCATCCGAAAACGGCACGCGCTAACCGTACGCACTGCCAGGCGCAGTTGCGCCGGACTTCGTCACTTCACAGATGCGTGGCAGGCCAGGGCGCATCCTGGCCGACCGCGATGCGCCCCTGTCCAGCAGCGAATCACACGCGGTGCTATGCTCGTTCGCTCCTCCGCTTCCCTTGGGCGTAATCCATGAGCGCGCTTTTTTCTCCGCTCACGCTGCGTAGCGTGACGCTTGCCAATCGCATTGTCGTGTCGCCGATGTGTCAATATTCCGCCGAGCGCGGCGAAGCCACCGCATGGCACATGATCCACCTGGGTGGCCTGGCGTTATCGGGCGCGGGCCTGCTCTGCATCGAGGCGACCGCGGTCGAACCCGACGGCCGCATCACCCCCGGCGATCTGGGCCTGTGGGACGACGTCACCGAAGCCGCACTCGTGCCGGTGCTGGCCGCGATCCGCAAACATGCTTCGATTCCGGTGGCGATGCAGCTCTCGCATGCGGGCCGCAAGGCGTCGAGCCATACGCCATGGGATGGCGGTCAGCTGATTCCGGTCGCCGAGGGCGGCTGGTTGCCGCATGCGCCGTCCGCGCTGCCGCACAAGGCCGGCGAAGAGCCGCCGCTGGCACTCGATACCGCCGGCCTCAACCGGATTCGCGAGGCGTTCGCAGCGTCGGCGCGGCGTGCCGCGCGGCTCGGTATCGACGCGCTCGAAGTCCACGCGGCACACGGTTACCTGCTGCATCAGTTCCTCTCGCCGATTGCCAATCAGCGCACTGACGAATACGGCGGCTCGCGCGAAAACCGCATGCGCTTTCCGCTGGAGATCTTCGATATCGTGCGCGCCGCGTTTCCGGCCGACAAACCGGTGGGCGTGCGCGTGTCGGCGACCGACTGGGTCGAAGGCGGCTGGAGCCTGGACGATACGATTGCCTTCGCGCAGGAGTTGAAAAAGCGCGGCTGCGACTGGATCGATGTGTCGTCCGGCGGTGTTTCGCCGTTGCAAAAGATCCCGCTCGAGCCTGGCTACCAGGTGCCGTTCGCACGCGCGGTGAAGCAGGCGACGGGGCTCACGACAATTGCCGTGGGTCTCATCACCGATCCGCTGCACGCCGATCAACTGATCGAAGAGGGCGACGCCGACCTCATCGCGTTGGCTCGCGGACTGCTCTACAACCCACGCTGGCCGTGGCACGCCGCCGCGCAACTGGGCGCGACGGTGGAGGCGCCGCCGCAGTACTGGCGCTCGCAACCGCGCGATCAAAAGGCACTGTTCGGCGATATTTCGTTCGGACAGCGTTAGGTCTGCGACGCGCGGAACACGCTGATACCGGTTTGACGGTTGAAGGAAGCCATATCAAGCGTGTACGATGCCGGATGTGACGCACGTGCGTTGCAAGTCGACGCGGCGCCCGCAAGGCGCCGCGTTTGCTATTCGAGTCAGAAAATCCGGCCGCCAGCATGCAGCCGGTGCTGACGACAGTCCAGATGTTCATCCCCAGTTCTTCACAAGGATTCATTCAATGAGTTCACGCAGGATCGTCGTGCGCCGTTCGGGAGTGCATGGCAAAGGCGTGTTTGCCCTCGAACCGATTGCGGCCGGCGAGCGCCTGATCGAATACAAGGGCGAGCGGATCTCGTG
Coding sequences:
- a CDS encoding NADH:flavin oxidoreductase/NADH oxidase; the encoded protein is MSALFSPLTLRSVTLANRIVVSPMCQYSAERGEATAWHMIHLGGLALSGAGLLCIEATAVEPDGRITPGDLGLWDDVTEAALVPVLAAIRKHASIPVAMQLSHAGRKASSHTPWDGGQLIPVAEGGWLPHAPSALPHKAGEEPPLALDTAGLNRIREAFAASARRAARLGIDALEVHAAHGYLLHQFLSPIANQRTDEYGGSRENRMRFPLEIFDIVRAAFPADKPVGVRVSATDWVEGGWSLDDTIAFAQELKKRGCDWIDVSSGGVSPLQKIPLEPGYQVPFARAVKQATGLTTIAVGLITDPLHADQLIEEGDADLIALARGLLYNPRWPWHAAAQLGATVEAPPQYWRSQPRDQKALFGDISFGQR
- a CDS encoding glutamine amidotransferase; this encodes MIHEVLAIRHVHFEDLGSLELVLGERSRPVRYLDVGLGRIEAPDPVAPSLMVVLGGPISAGDDVHYPTLVPLLSMLEKRIAAGLPTLGICLGAQLIARALGARVYPAGRTELGWTPLTLTDAGRASPLRHLDGALTSMLHWHGDTFDLPAGATHLASTPACRNQAFAWGQHVLGLQCHPEIRADRFEPWLIGNAGEIVAEGIDVRQLRAETARFGPGLEEAARRMFGEWLDQVEQGTAKP